The Pseudoliparis swirei isolate HS2019 ecotype Mariana Trench chromosome 19, NWPU_hadal_v1, whole genome shotgun sequence genomic sequence taaattaaatgtattcaaaGCGGTACTCCGATCAGGGATTATTTACATCCTACATACGATTTGAGTTcatctcattaaaaaaaaatcagcttGTCTTAAAAAAATGCTGAAGGAAAAGTCAGAATATTTTTACAGGATTATTATTTATAAGGAATGATATGTACGGTGAGTAAGTGAAATCTGAGTCatattccatgtatgtgcacatacatggccaataatgctgattatgatatttttaaatgcaaaactAATGAGGTTTCTAGTAGTATAAAGTAGCACACCAATTAAATAATTGAGTAATACCTCTATTTTAGGCTACTTATGTATAGTCGtatgtaattgatttattcctCCATTTTAATAAATAGGGCTGGAGTTCATTACATGTCAATGCCGGAACATTGGCGACCTCAAGTGGTGAGATTTTGGAActacatcaacaacaaaaagcggCGCACTTCTTCCCGGAAGTGGCGTTTGAAGAAGTTCCTCGCTTCCGGTCTGTCGGTTAATCCACTTGTTGAGGGGCAGAGGAGAACGAAGACGCAACAAATCTTCATTAAAAGTGTAACAATGGCGGCCACGGacggataaataaaaaaaacgacGATTCGAGCACCATGTTGGGATTGAGAGAAGCTGGAGTCCTCGGAGCCTCCTTGGCTGTCGCGGGTGGAGTCGCCTATATCGTCTGGAActacacctcctccacctcctcctcctcctcctccacctcctcctctgcggGGAAGAAGCCTCAACAAGACGTGACGAGTGAACAACCCGTCGTCGTTCCCGCCGCTGCTCCGCCGGTTGTTGCTACGGAGCCAAAGAAACCGTCGGAGGTGAAATATAACCGACTTAAAGACGCTAACCGCCGGCGGACAGCCGTTGGTGTCGTAATAAGTACTTTAAACATGAACTTTTAAATTATTCGACATTAACAAATATACGTGGACGAAGGAAAGATAAAACGGAGCACATTTTTACTGCAATTTTTACTTAAATGAACATTCAGAGTTTTACAACGGTTACAATTAAAGGGAAGTTATCTGCGGGGAATTCTGGGTAATGTAGTATTTCACCAATTTGTTTCcagctatttttttcttcaatgctCTGAAATGTGAGAAATATTCTTGCATTTATAAGACGTCACTTTTGTCTTTTTGGGGAATTATGATGGACATTTCTTaccgttttattattttaatagacTAACGTGAATAAATTAATCAGGAAACTCGATTTCAATGGTTCGTTTTTTTGCAGCTCTAATCatatataaaactagaacgggcactcggtagagcgcataccttcgcatatcacacgattgggcattgaattatgaacatgttggcattagttgcatgccaattggatagaaatttactggtaaaaagaagattttgaccttttcatgaccttgacctttgacccgatcgatcccaaaatctaatcaaatggtccccggataataaccaatcatcccaccaaatttcatacgattcggtttaatactttttgagttatgcgagtaacacgcatacaaataaataaatacacggcgatcaaaacataaccttccgcattttcaatgtgaaggtaataaaccAAACTatgatataaaaaagaaaagcattaaATCATCACGTATTAGTGATGCACCTTAAACCAATAAACCACACGGTGGAAAAAATATTTGTGactaataatttaaaaacaatttaacaTTTGAAGCATACATACAAACAAGTGTGCAAATTGCACATTGCATAAGGGCATATTTCTGATGCGTACTGGTCTGTGTGGGCCGCAGCATGCGGGGACCCAGGTGCTGGTTCTGGGTCTGGACGGAGCCGGTAAGACCAGCCTGCTGAACTGCTTCTCCACCGGGTGCCTGGAGCCGGACGTGCAGCCGACGGAGGGCTTCAACGCCGTCTCCATCAACCGGGAGAACCTGCACATCGACTTCCTAGAAAGTAGGTCTGATCTCAAAAGAGAAACTTTGCGTCAGTCGTGAGTTTGATGTCACAGCCgtttgcctgtctgtctgtctgtctgtctgtctgtctgcctgtctgtgtctgtcagtTGGCGGTAAAGAGGAGCTCCGGCCGTACTGGCAGAAGTACATGTCCAGGGCCCTGCTGCTGGTGTTCGTGGTGGACTCCTCCAGCCCGGAGCTTTTCCCCATCGCCAAGAAGCATTTACACGAGCTGCTGGCGCCCGAGCCCGACCTGCCTTTAATGGTGCTGGCCAACAAACAGGTGAGCGTGACAGGGAACACACTCCACGCTGCTTTCAACAagagtcaagtcaagtcaagagCCGCTTCACCTCGTGAGGAAGCCTCAAAAGCTCGATGAACACATGGGCCGCAGCAGGATATATAGATTTAAGAACAGATTGTTATTTAGATTTCGTCGTTTGGTCTGAAAATGATGAAAAGACGTTCACAGTGACATCTTCAAATGTTGTGTCTGTCTTGTTCTGTCCGATCAAAACTCAGAAACCCAAATGTAGATTCATTTTCTGCTTTTAAGTTTCTTTCAAATGACAAATCTATTAATGGGATCCTCCTTTCAACACTGGTTGAGAATAGTTTCAGCTCAGAATCCAATGGACCAAATCTCGATTGTCGCATTAAATATCCAATTCAAAACGCATGATTGTCACCCTAAAAccgatttaatataataatgaagtttatatttatttatatgtatttatatttatgtatttgtttatattaattaatttatatatatatatatattaatttatattaatttatatatatacgtatatgtttatattaattcatatattcatttctctctctcatatatatatatatatacttatttatttatattaattaatatatatttatttatagtggGTAGTTGTTTGTGTTCCTGTTGTGAAAGCCGTCATGTGTTGATTAAAACTCAGTTTGGTTTAAAGGTTTATTTATGTTGCATCGGTTCTGCTTACGAAGGTTCTTATATTTAGACAACGTAAGATTTTCTTCTAAgttaagtctttttttttattttttaaatggagcaAAAGTAATTTGCACAAAGGACATTTTCTGAccatttattgatttaaaaagataaaaaagtgTCACCATTCCAGCTCTAACTGACATAATTAGTAAATCCTGTTTTGTTTCCGTGAAGTAACTTAAATTTAGTATGAAAACAGCTTATACCCGTAAAAAATACTTGATTACAGTAGTATTTATGTCCATCAGACCTTTTAGCTGCAGATAGATTTTAACACAAATTCAACATCGTAGTAAATCTGTAAATTAAATTTTTGGTTtgttaaaatttaaaataaaatactgttTTTATTTGATCCAAGACAAAAAATTGCAAAGAAATGATCATTTAAATCATCCTAAAATACTTTCAGAAACACTTTCACTGAAGTTCAGACGCCGAAAACATTAAAACCCGGAGCGAGTATCCTCTGACCGCACGTTGATAATA encodes the following:
- the arl9 gene encoding ADP-ribosylation factor-like protein 9 isoform X2, which codes for MLGLREAGVLGASLAVAGGVAYIVWNYTSSTSSSSSSTSSSAGKKPQQDVTSEQPVVVPAAAPPVVATEPKKPSEVLVLGLDGAGKTSLLNCFSTGCLEPDVQPTEGFNAVSINRENLHIDFLEIGGKEELRPYWQKYMSRALLLVFVVDSSSPELFPIAKKHLHELLAPEPDLPLMVLANKQDLPGSCGITDLHEALSLSELGDRRLLLIDTYVIKGEAALGSGVQDARDLIIQMVCDGK
- the arl9 gene encoding ADP-ribosylation factor-like protein 9 isoform X1, with translation MLGLREAGVLGASLAVAGGVAYIVWNYTSSTSSSSSSTSSSAGKKPQQDVTSEQPVVVPAAAPPVVATEPKKPSEHAGTQVLVLGLDGAGKTSLLNCFSTGCLEPDVQPTEGFNAVSINRENLHIDFLEIGGKEELRPYWQKYMSRALLLVFVVDSSSPELFPIAKKHLHELLAPEPDLPLMVLANKQDLPGSCGITDLHEALSLSELGDRRLLLIDTYVIKGEAALGSGVQDARDLIIQMVCDGK